A window of Chryseobacterium viscerum contains these coding sequences:
- a CDS encoding 4'-phosphopantetheinyl transferase family protein: MIILYTFISEEKHQSLIDRYLPVFSEDIKRDILRYRRWQDAQLSLLGKILLLQGLRTYYDISDAEIMVNSNNKPYLKGNPVYFNISHSKDLVACIIAEFPVGIDVEFFDTSINYLDFEFQMTTDEFEKINEAEDRIKSFFAYWTAKEAVIKAHGDGMMIPLDSFEVSNNEALINGEKFFTKDIFIDKNYCSCIASNDIKINNVVPFIEYLEI; encoded by the coding sequence ATGATTATTCTATATACATTCATCAGCGAAGAAAAGCACCAGTCTCTCATTGACCGGTATCTGCCTGTTTTTTCTGAGGATATTAAAAGAGATATTCTGAGATACAGAAGATGGCAGGATGCACAGCTTTCTTTGCTTGGAAAGATTTTGTTACTGCAGGGTTTGAGAACCTATTATGATATTTCTGATGCAGAAATTATGGTTAATTCCAATAATAAACCTTATTTAAAAGGGAATCCTGTATACTTTAACATTTCTCATTCCAAAGATCTTGTTGCCTGTATCATTGCTGAATTTCCTGTGGGAATTGATGTTGAGTTTTTCGATACTTCTATAAACTACCTTGATTTTGAATTTCAGATGACCACTGATGAGTTTGAAAAAATTAATGAGGCGGAAGACAGGATCAAGAGTTTTTTTGCCTATTGGACTGCAAAAGAGGCCGTTATAAAAGCACATGGTGATGGAATGATGATCCCTTTAGATTCCTTTGAAGTCTCAAATAATGAAGCTCTCATTAACGGTGAAAAATTCTTTACAAAAGATATTTTTATTGATAAAAATTACTGTAGTTGTATTGCTTCAAATGACATCAAAATAAATAATGTAGTGCCTTTTATTGAATATCTCGAAATTTAA